CGACAAAGCCATAGTCTATGCCATTTTTGACAGGACGTTTGCTCGCCAGCATGATGTTTGCATCAGCACCTGTAAGTCCAATAGCATTGGTTCCCATAGACTGAAGCTGACTGACAACCTTTTTATTTATCAGACCACCGTAAACCATGGTGACAATTTTCAAAGTCTCTGCATCTGTGATCCTTCTGCCATCGACCATCTGAGCTTCGATACCAAGACCTTTGCTTATTTCCGTAGCTACTTTTCCTCCTCCGTGGACAAGGATTTTATTTGCCTTCAATGAAGAAAGATCTCTAAGAAATTTTTGAAGTGTCTTGTCGTCGTCAATGACGTTGCCACCTATTTTTATGATGTAAAGTTTATCCATCGTTAAGTTTTAAGTAATAAATTGTAAGTTTTAAGAACTCAGGCTTATTACTTTTAAAAATTATCCTCTAATATTTTTTTCAGTACAGCCTGCGCAGACCACACCCTGTTGCCTGCCTGCTGGATCACAACGGAGTTTGGGCTATCTATTACTGCATCAGAAACAATGACATTTCTTCTCACAGGCAGACAGTGCATGAATTTAGCCTGATTGGTAAGCTTCATTTTCTCAGGGCTGATCATCCAGCTTTTATCTTTGGAAATGATATTACCATAGTACTTATATGAAGACCAGTTTTTTGCATAAACAAAGTCTGCACCTTCAAGAGCTTCGTTTTGATTATAGGTAATCTTAGCTCCCTGTGTAAATTTAGGATCTAGTTCATACCCCTCGGGATGTGTAATTACAAGGTCGACGTTTGCAGCCGGATGATTCATCCATTCTGCAAATGAATTAGGTACAGCTTGTGGAAGAGCCTTAGGATGTGCAGCCCAGGTAAGCACTACTTTTGGTCTTGCTGTTTTCTTAAGTTCATTGATAGTAATCAAATC
The Sporocytophaga myxococcoides DSM 11118 genome window above contains:
- a CDS encoding N-acetylornithine carbamoyltransferase, whose product is MRNFTSVHDVDDVTALVNLALELKHDPLKHANLGRNKTLGLIFFNPSLRTRLSTQKAAHNLTLRVMDMNVGQDSWNLEIRDNVVMDGDTSEHIKEAAAVIGQYCDIIGIRSFPSLNDKDTDYKEEVIQKFITYSGVPVVSLESATRHPLQSLADLITINELKKTARPKVVLTWAAHPKALPQAVPNSFAEWMNHPAANVDLVITHPEGYELDPKFTQGAKITYNQNEALEGADFVYAKNWSSYKYYGNIISKDKSWMISPEKMKLTNQAKFMHCLPVRRNVIVSDAVIDSPNSVVIQQAGNRVWSAQAVLKKILEDNF